A single window of Plectropomus leopardus isolate mb chromosome 12, YSFRI_Pleo_2.0, whole genome shotgun sequence DNA harbors:
- the atp6v1h gene encoding V-type proton ATPase subunit H, whose product MDIRGAVDAAVPTNIIAAKAAEVRANLVNWQSYLQSQMISAEDCEFIKKFEVANSEEKQVILTNEGHQCAKTFLNLMAHISKEQTVQYILTLIDDTLQENHQRVSIFFDYAKKTKNTAWSYFLPMLNRQDLFTVHMAARIIAKLAAWGRDLMEGSDLNYYFNWIKSQLSSQNLHGTGPETGSGAGTISPSESSQYVQCVAGCLQLMLRVNEYRFAWVEADGVNCITAVLSNKCGFQLQYQMIFCVWLLAFSPQLCEQLRRYNVVPALSDILQESVKEKVTRIILAAFRNLLEKSAERETRQEYALAMIQCKVLKQLENLEQQKYDDEDITEDIKFLLERLGESVQDLSSFDEYSSELKSGRLEWSPVHKSEKFWRENAVRLNEKNYELLKILTRLLEVSDDPQVIAVAAHDVGEYVRHYPRGKRVIEQLGGKQLVMNHMHHEDQLVRYNALLAVQKLMVHNWEYLGRQLQSSDQQQAPAVAPRS is encoded by the exons ATGGACATACGCGGGGCTGTGGACGCTGCAGTCCCCACCAACATCATTGCTGCAAAGGCAGCTGAGGTGCGGGCCAATCTGGTCAACTGGCAGTCCTATCTGCA GAGTCAGATGATCTCAGCAGAGGACTGCGAGTTCATCAAGAAATTTGAGGTGGCCAACTCCGAGGAGAAGCAGGTCATTCTAACCAATGAAGGACATCAG tgTGCAAAGACCTTTCTGAACCTGATGGCCCACATCTCCAAGGAGCAGACAGTCCAGTACATCCTGACTTTGATTGATGATACTCTGCAG GAGAACCATCAGCGGGTCAGCATCTTCTTTGACTATGCCAAAAAGACGAAGAACACCGCCTGGTCATACTTCCTTCCAATGCTGAACCGTCAGGACCTTTTTACTGTCCACATG gcGGCGAGGATCATTGCTAAGCTGGCCGCCTGGGGCCGTGATCTGATGGAGGGAAGTGATCTGAACTACTACTTCAACTGGATCAAAAGCCAGCTCAGTTCACAG AACCTACATGGTACAGGTCCAGAAACAGGCTCAGGAGCAGGAACTATTTCCCCCAGTGAA AGCTCTCAGTACGTCCAGTGTGTTGCTGGGTGCCTTCAGCTGATGCTGAGGGTGAATGAGTATAGGTTTGCCTGGGTGGAGGCTGATGGAGTCAACTG cATCACAGCAGTGCTGAGCAACAAGTGTGGCTTCCAGCTCCAGTACCAGATGATCTTCTGTGTTTGGCTGCTGGCCTTCAGTCCGCAACTCTGTGAGCAGCTGAGACGCTACAACGTGGTGCCAGCCCTGTCCGACATCCTGCAGGAGTCTGTCAAGGAGAAGGTCACTCGAATCATTCTGGCTGCCTTCAGG AATCTTCTGGAGAAGTCTGCAGAGCGGGAGACTCGTCAGGAGTACGCCCTCGCCATGATTCAGTGCAAAGTGCTGAAGCAACTCGAGAACCTCGAGCAGCAGAAGTATGACGATGAGGACATCACTGAGGACATTAAGTTCCTGCTGGAGAGGCTGGGAGAGAGCGTTCAGGATCTCAG CTCATTTGACGAGTACAGCTCTGAGCTCAAATCTGGCCGCCTGGAGTGGAGTCCTGTGCACAAGTCTGAGAAGTTCTGGCGTGAGAACGCTGTCCGCCTGAACGAGAAGAACTATGAACTCCTCAA GATCTTGACAAGGCTGTTGGAGGTGTCTGATGACCCTCAAGTCATAGCAGTTGCAGCTCACGACGTTGGAGAGTATGTGCGGCATTATCCACGTGGCAAACG GGTGATCGAGCAGCTGGGTGGAAAACAGCTGGTGATGAACCATATGCACCACGAGGACCAGCTAGTCCGTTACAACGCCCTGTTAGCTGTGCAGAAGCTGATGGTCCACAACTG
- the rgs20 gene encoding regulator of G-protein signaling 20 translates to MGSERMEMRKRQMSVQQESAAGGTAPAQQGQPGQANPRGSNACCFCWCCCCSCSWNEDRDERNRKASYDVKEGTADCEDCPKPTLEEVRSWGQSFDKLMCCPAGRNSFRQFLRTEFSEENMLFWLACEEFSKDANKSTVEERARVIYEDYISILSPKEVSLDSRVREAINRNMQEPNLHTFDDAQLQIYTLMQRDSYPRYMNSPAYKNLLNTLSEQSPES, encoded by the exons ATGGGATCAGAGCGGATGGAGATGCGAAAGAGGCAGATGTCGGTGCAGCAGGAGTCGGCAGCGGGGGGAACTGCACCGGCCCAGCAGGGCCAGCCGGGCCAGGCCAACCCACGGGGCTCAAATGCATGTTGCttctgctggtgctgctgctgtagctgTTCCTG GAATGAAGACCGGGATGAAAGGAACCGAAAGGCGTCTTATGACGTCAAAGAAGGGACCGCGGACTGTGAAGACTG CCCGAAGCCCACGCTGGAGGAGGTGCGCTCGTGGGGGCAGTCGTTTGATAAGCTAATGTGTTGCCCAGCGGGGAGGAACTCCTTCCGACAGTTTCTTCGCACCGAGTTCAGCGAGGAGAACATGCTCTTCTGGTTAGCCTGCGAAGAGTTCAGCAAAGACGCCAATAAGAGTACGGTAGAGGAGAGGGCTCGGGTCATCTACGAGGACTACATCTCCATTCTCTCGCCTAAAGAG GTGAGCCTTGACTCCCGTGTGCGTGAGGCGATCAACAGGAACATGCAAGAACCCAACTTGCACACGTTCGATGATGCCCAGCTGCAGATCTACACACTAATGCAAAGAGACTCGTATCCCCGCTACATGAACTCCCCAGCCTACAAAAACCTGCTCAACACCCTGTCAGAGCAGTCCCCCGAATCTTAG